In Rhodovulum sulfidophilum DSM 1374, the following are encoded in one genomic region:
- the crtC gene encoding carotenoid 1,2-hydratase — protein MSHDGERSISIISFIGSVFSPWYRWSGRKSPDNHCCINVATYGPGGRWTMTDRGRDALRQTRDTFEVGPSKLTWAGGKLVFDIDEMTWPHMGRLKGRVTVTPSAVTGVELPLKADGSHVWRPFAPSSEIEVDLNQPGWQWKGHGYFDANFGTAALEDDFSYWTWGRFPTKANGAWCFYDASMRDGSELAVGVHFDADGRAEVAEAPPRTRFPRSKWLVRRETRADPGYKPRQVHDMLDAPFYCRSAIRTKVFGEEVVGVHEALDLDRFASPLIKPMLAVKVPRKPGWTFPA, from the coding sequence ATAAGCCATGACGGAGAGCGGTCGATCTCGATCATCTCCTTCATCGGTTCGGTGTTTTCGCCCTGGTACCGCTGGTCGGGCCGGAAAAGCCCGGACAACCACTGCTGCATCAATGTCGCGACCTACGGGCCGGGCGGGCGCTGGACGATGACCGATCGCGGCCGCGACGCGCTGCGCCAGACCCGCGACACGTTCGAGGTCGGGCCGTCCAAACTGACCTGGGCCGGCGGCAAGCTGGTTTTCGACATCGACGAGATGACCTGGCCGCATATGGGCCGGCTGAAAGGCCGGGTGACGGTGACGCCTTCGGCCGTGACCGGGGTCGAGCTGCCGCTCAAGGCCGATGGCAGCCATGTCTGGCGGCCCTTCGCGCCATCCTCCGAGATCGAGGTCGATCTGAACCAGCCCGGCTGGCAATGGAAGGGCCACGGCTATTTCGACGCCAATTTCGGCACCGCCGCGCTGGAAGACGATTTCAGCTACTGGACCTGGGGTCGTTTCCCGACCAAGGCGAACGGCGCCTGGTGCTTCTACGACGCCTCGATGCGGGACGGCTCGGAGCTGGCGGTGGGCGTGCATTTCGACGCGGACGGTCGGGCCGAGGTCGCGGAGGCCCCGCCACGGACCCGCTTCCCCCGGTCGAAATGGCTGGTCCGGCGCGAGACGCGGGCCGATCCCGGCTACAAGCCGCGGCAGGTGCACGACATGCTGGATGCGCCCTTCTATTGCCGGTCCGCGATCCGCACCAAGGTCTTCGGCGAAGAGGTCGTGGGCGTGCATGAGGCGCTCGACCTCGACCGCTTTGCCAGTCCGCTGATCAAGCCGATGCTGGCGGTCAAGGTTCCGCGCAAGCCGGGATGGACATTCCCGGCCTAG
- a CDS encoding L,D-transpeptidase family protein, producing MPTACDLVLTPTHLRFAGRRFPCSIGRGGLTADKREGDGATPRGLHRIVGMLYRPDRLLPPAPWASPIGPADLWSDDPADPAYNTRVRAPHGFGHERLRRADPLYDLVLLTDWNWPDARPGRGSAIFLHQWRRPHYPTAGCIAFSRRDLLWIAARIAPGSRLVVP from the coding sequence ATGCCGACCGCATGCGATCTTGTCCTGACCCCGACCCATCTGCGCTTTGCCGGGCGCCGCTTTCCCTGCAGCATCGGCCGGGGCGGGCTCACCGCCGACAAGCGCGAGGGCGATGGCGCGACGCCGCGCGGCCTGCACCGGATCGTGGGCATGCTCTACCGCCCCGACCGGCTGTTGCCGCCCGCGCCCTGGGCCAGCCCCATCGGGCCCGCCGATCTGTGGTCGGACGATCCGGCCGATCCGGCCTACAACACCCGCGTCCGCGCCCCGCATGGCTTTGGCCACGAGCGGCTGCGCCGGGCAGATCCGCTTTACGATCTGGTGCTGCTGACCGACTGGAACTGGCCCGATGCGCGCCCCGGGCGGGGCTCGGCCATCTTCCTGCATCAATGGCGGCGGCCGCATTATCCGACGGCGGGCTGCATCGCGTTCAGCCGCCGCGACCTGTTGTGGATCGCGGCCCGGATCGCGCCGGGCAGCCGTCTTGTCGTGCCCTGA
- a CDS encoding polyprenyl synthetase family protein — MDISARIEAAMRQAIAEGQAGAAPGKLASAFEYALTPGGARIRPTICLNVARACGDDRPALADAAAISIELIHCASLVHDDMPCFDDADIRRGKPALHKAYGQPLALLTGDSLIVAGFEVIARAAQQDPARAVELIRILGQRTGMPYGICAGQGWESEETIDLSAYHRAKTGALFIAATSMGAVAAGQPAEPWEELGDRIGEAFQVADDLKDALLDAEAMGKPAGQDEAHGRPSAVTELGVEGAVQRFRDILSGAIASIPSCPGEADLAQMVRHMAERLIPEPARHPAE; from the coding sequence ATGGACATTTCGGCGCGAATCGAGGCCGCGATGCGGCAGGCGATTGCCGAGGGGCAGGCAGGGGCTGCACCCGGCAAACTGGCATCGGCTTTCGAATATGCCCTGACGCCCGGCGGCGCCCGGATCCGTCCGACGATCTGCCTGAACGTGGCGCGGGCCTGTGGCGACGACCGCCCGGCGCTGGCCGATGCCGCCGCCATCTCGATCGAGCTGATCCATTGCGCCAGTCTCGTGCATGACGACATGCCTTGCTTCGACGATGCCGATATCCGCCGCGGCAAGCCCGCGCTGCACAAGGCCTATGGCCAGCCGCTGGCGCTGCTGACCGGCGACAGCCTGATCGTCGCGGGCTTCGAGGTGATCGCGCGCGCCGCCCAACAAGATCCGGCCCGCGCGGTCGAGCTGATCCGCATTCTGGGCCAGCGCACCGGCATGCCCTATGGCATCTGCGCCGGGCAGGGCTGGGAAAGCGAGGAAACGATCGATCTCTCGGCCTATCACCGGGCCAAGACCGGGGCGCTGTTCATCGCCGCGACCAGCATGGGCGCGGTGGCGGCCGGCCAGCCTGCCGAGCCTTGGGAAGAGCTGGGCGACCGCATCGGCGAGGCTTTCCAGGTGGCCGACGATCTGAAGGACGCGCTGCTCGATGCCGAGGCGATGGGCAAGCCCGCCGGTCAGGACGAAGCCCATGGCCGCCCGAGTGCCGTGACAGAGCTGGGCGTCGAGGGCGCGGTGCAGCGCTTCCGCGATATCCTCTCGGGGGCCATCGCCTCGATCCCGTCCTGTCCGGGCGAGGCCGATCTGGCGCAGATGGTGCGTCACATGGCCGAGCGGCTGATCCCCGAACCCGCGCGTCACCCCGCCGAATGA
- a CDS encoding response regulator transcription factor, with the protein MSSLKKILLVDDDTDLREALSEQLVMTEDFDVFEAGSGVEAMEKARSAIYELVILDVGLPDTDGRELCRLMRKQGVKCPILMLTGHDSDADTILGLDSGANDYVVKPFKFPVLLARIRAQLRQHEQSEDAVFQLGPYTFKPAMKMLITEDDRKIRLTEKETNILKFLYRASEGVVARDVLLHEVWGYNAGVTTHTLETHIYRLRQKIEPDPSNARLLVTESGGYRLVA; encoded by the coding sequence ATGAGCAGCCTGAAGAAGATCCTTCTGGTGGACGACGATACCGACCTGCGCGAAGCCCTGAGCGAGCAGCTGGTGATGACCGAGGATTTCGACGTGTTCGAGGCCGGAAGCGGCGTCGAGGCGATGGAGAAGGCGCGCTCGGCGATCTACGAGCTGGTGATTCTCGACGTCGGCCTGCCCGATACCGACGGGCGCGAGCTGTGCCGGCTGATGCGCAAGCAGGGGGTCAAATGCCCGATCCTGATGCTGACCGGGCATGACAGCGATGCCGATACCATCCTCGGGCTCGATTCGGGGGCCAATGACTATGTGGTGAAACCGTTCAAGTTTCCGGTGCTTCTGGCCCGGATCCGGGCCCAGCTGCGTCAGCATGAACAGTCCGAGGATGCGGTGTTCCAGCTCGGGCCCTATACCTTCAAGCCCGCGATGAAGATGCTGATCACCGAGGACGACCGCAAGATCCGCCTGACCGAGAAGGAAACCAACATCCTCAAGTTCCTCTACCGCGCCTCGGAAGGGGTTGTGGCGCGCGATGTGCTGCTCCACGAGGTCTGGGGGTACAATGCCGGGGTGACGACGCATACGCTGGAAACCCATATCTACCGGCTGCGCCAGAAGATCGAGCCCGATCCGTCCAATGCCCGGCTTCTGGTCACCGAATCCGGAGGGTACCGTCTGGTCGCCTGA
- the bchC gene encoding chlorophyll synthesis pathway protein BchC → METTAVILRGPREIGLGKLGLSAPGPRDLVVEISHSGISTGTEKLFYTGEMPPFPGMGYPLVPGYESAGEVIEAGSETNFKVGEHIFVPGANCYEGARGLFGGSAKRLVTDASRVTRIDPGLGPEGALLALAATARHALAGVDKKMPELIVGHGVLGRLLARLTIAAGAPAPTVWEIDPDRQSGAMGYEVIHPDDDPRRDYRTIYDASGVGSLLDTLITRIARGGEVVLAGFYTAPISFAFPPAFMKEARLRIAAEWEREDLIATRQLVESGALSLGGLITHSVPAEKAAEAYETAFNDPACLKMILNWGAVHDA, encoded by the coding sequence ATGGAGACGACGGCTGTCATCCTCCGGGGGCCCCGGGAAATCGGCCTCGGCAAGCTCGGCCTGTCGGCGCCCGGACCCAGGGATCTGGTGGTCGAGATTTCCCATTCCGGCATTTCCACCGGCACCGAGAAGCTTTTCTATACCGGCGAGATGCCGCCCTTCCCGGGGATGGGCTATCCGCTGGTCCCGGGCTACGAATCCGCGGGCGAAGTGATCGAGGCCGGGTCCGAAACCAATTTCAAGGTCGGCGAGCACATCTTCGTCCCCGGCGCCAATTGCTACGAGGGCGCGCGCGGCCTGTTCGGCGGCTCGGCGAAACGTCTGGTCACCGATGCCAGCCGCGTGACCCGGATCGATCCGGGCCTCGGGCCGGAAGGCGCGCTGCTGGCTCTGGCCGCGACCGCGCGCCATGCGCTGGCCGGTGTCGACAAGAAGATGCCCGAGCTGATCGTGGGTCACGGTGTCCTCGGCCGCCTGCTGGCCCGGCTGACCATCGCCGCCGGCGCCCCCGCTCCGACCGTCTGGGAGATCGATCCCGACCGCCAGAGCGGCGCCATGGGCTATGAGGTCATCCATCCCGATGACGATCCGCGCCGCGACTATCGCACGATCTACGACGCCTCGGGCGTCGGGTCGTTGCTCGATACGCTGATCACCCGCATCGCCCGGGGCGGCGAGGTGGTTCTGGCCGGGTTCTATACCGCTCCGATTTCCTTCGCCTTCCCGCCCGCCTTCATGAAGGAGGCCCGGCTGCGCATCGCCGCCGAATGGGAACGCGAGGACCTGATTGCAACGCGCCAGCTCGTCGAGTCGGGTGCGCTGTCGCTGGGGGGGCTGATCACCCACAGCGTTCCGGCGGAAAAGGCCGCAGAAGCCTATGAAACCGCCTTCAACGATCCTGCCTGTCTGAAAATGATCCTGAACTGGGGAGCCGTTCATGACGCTTGA
- a CDS encoding LON peptidase substrate-binding domain-containing protein, whose product MFSAVDLPDTLPLFPLPGALLLPRARLPLHIFEPRYLAMLDDTLKTTHRLIGMVQPREVPGSDEQKLHAIGCAGRVTAFSETEDGRYMLTLSGISRFRIARDQAGFMPYIRADVVWDGFGRDLGPGEDDPGFDREGFLKLLGRFFSSRGLSTDWDSLRDAEDELLINSLSMLCPFAPEDKQALLEAPSLSTRRETLVTLIEFALRSGDDEEKMQ is encoded by the coding sequence ATGTTCTCAGCGGTCGACCTGCCCGATACCCTTCCCCTGTTCCCGTTGCCCGGGGCGCTTCTGCTGCCCAGGGCGCGGTTGCCCCTGCACATCTTCGAGCCGCGCTATCTGGCGATGCTCGACGACACCCTGAAGACGACGCACCGGCTGATCGGCATGGTGCAGCCGCGCGAGGTGCCGGGCTCGGATGAGCAGAAGCTGCATGCGATCGGCTGCGCCGGCCGCGTGACGGCGTTTTCAGAGACCGAGGACGGGCGCTACATGCTGACGCTCTCGGGGATCTCGCGGTTCCGCATCGCCCGCGATCAGGCCGGGTTCATGCCCTATATCCGGGCCGATGTCGTCTGGGACGGATTCGGGCGCGACCTCGGTCCGGGCGAGGACGATCCGGGGTTCGATCGCGAGGGTTTCCTCAAGCTGCTTGGCCGGTTCTTCTCAAGCCGTGGCCTGTCGACCGACTGGGACAGCCTGCGCGATGCCGAGGACGAGCTTCTGATCAACTCGCTGTCGATGCTCTGCCCCTTCGCGCCCGAGGACAAGCAGGCGCTTCTGGAGGCGCCGTCGCTGTCGACCCGGCGCGAAACGCTTGTGACCCTCATCGAATTTGCCCTACGAAGCGGCGATGATGAGGAGAAGATGCAATGA
- the ribA gene encoding GTP cyclohydrolase II, protein MRLGPGSTERLARARGDLRMGVPVVVGPLVVVAAETLTPERLTALRALGDAPVLAITARRAETLKARPYDGDIARLLLPGEVGTDWVRAVADPADDLDKPMLGPFASARGGDAEAHRAAIALAKSARLLPAVLAIAPDAPEALAAAEGLTRVSLDEAALARAEGTTLAEVVSARVPLEVSKAGRLHVFRPADGSEEHYAVEIGTPPRGEPVLARLHSACFTGDLIGSLKCDCGAQLRAALAQMGAEGAGVLLYLNQEGRGIGLANKMRAYSLQDQGFDTVEANHRLGFEDDERDFRIGAAILREMGFSAVRLMTNNPAKIEMMRARGVAVTERVPLKVGHTPENARYLAVKAQKSGHLL, encoded by the coding sequence ATGCGTCTTGGTCCCGGCAGCACCGAAAGACTGGCCCGCGCCCGCGGCGATCTCAGGATGGGGGTTCCCGTGGTGGTGGGGCCGCTGGTCGTCGTCGCGGCCGAGACCCTGACGCCCGAACGGCTGACGGCGCTGCGCGCGCTGGGGGATGCGCCGGTGCTGGCGATCACCGCAAGGCGGGCCGAGACGCTGAAGGCGCGCCCCTATGACGGCGATATCGCGCGGCTGCTGCTGCCCGGCGAGGTCGGCACCGACTGGGTGCGCGCCGTGGCCGACCCGGCCGACGATCTCGACAAGCCGATGCTCGGCCCCTTCGCCTCGGCCCGGGGCGGCGATGCCGAGGCCCATCGCGCCGCCATCGCCCTGGCCAAATCGGCCCGGCTGCTGCCCGCGGTGCTGGCCATCGCGCCGGACGCACCCGAGGCGCTGGCCGCGGCCGAGGGGCTGACCCGCGTCAGCCTCGACGAGGCGGCGCTGGCCCGGGCCGAGGGCACGACGCTGGCCGAGGTGGTCTCGGCCCGGGTGCCGCTCGAGGTCTCGAAGGCGGGGCGGCTGCATGTCTTCCGCCCGGCCGATGGCAGCGAAGAGCATTACGCCGTCGAGATCGGCACCCCGCCCCGCGGCGAGCCGGTTCTGGCGCGGCTGCATTCGGCCTGTTTCACCGGCGATCTGATCGGCAGCCTGAAATGCGATTGCGGCGCACAGCTGCGGGCGGCGCTGGCGCAGATGGGGGCCGAGGGCGCGGGCGTGCTGCTATACCTCAACCAGGAAGGCCGCGGCATCGGGCTGGCCAACAAGATGCGGGCCTATTCGCTGCAGGATCAGGGTTTCGACACCGTCGAGGCCAATCACCGGCTGGGCTTCGAGGATGACGAGCGCGATTTCCGCATCGGCGCGGCGATCCTGCGCGAGATGGGATTCTCGGCGGTGCGGCTGATGACCAACAACCCCGCCAAGATCGAGATGATGCGCGCCCGGGGCGTCGCGGTCACCGAACGCGTGCCCCTCAAGGTGGGGCACACGCCCGAGAATGCCCGCTATCTTGCCGTCAAGGCGCAGAAATCCGGGCATCTGCTGTAA
- a CDS encoding methyltransferase: protein MTEILSGPGPAPRRGSGWRRWRNRKIASPGFQSWASRFFLTRRHVRREGERMFDLVSGFVYSQVLWAVVELDLLEATCDEAQSLAALAHRAAIPVDRMEALMQAGTALGLFDRVGGGYQLSSLGAALMGAPGVVGMIRHHDVFYRDMQDPVAILRGEKETELARFWPYVFGAGAAENPEVARRYSKLMADSQALVAEETLRSGALDGVARLMDVGGGTGAFLAAAGTARPDLKMVLFDLPAVVPAADERFRALGMADRVTVAGGSFRDDPLPEGADAVSLVRVCYDHADDTVLALMRKILATLPAGGRLIVSEPMAGGARPNRAGDAYFAFYCMAMRTGRARSPERLAEMMKEAGFQGVEMPRTHRPFIASVVVGCKPGAT, encoded by the coding sequence ATGACCGAGATCCTTTCCGGGCCCGGACCTGCCCCCCGCCGCGGGTCCGGCTGGCGTCGCTGGCGCAACCGCAAGATCGCAAGCCCGGGCTTTCAAAGCTGGGCCAGCCGGTTCTTCCTGACCCGCCGCCATGTCCGGCGCGAGGGCGAGCGGATGTTCGATCTCGTCTCGGGCTTCGTCTACAGCCAGGTCCTGTGGGCCGTGGTCGAGCTGGACCTGCTCGAGGCCACCTGCGACGAGGCGCAGAGCCTCGCGGCCCTGGCCCATCGCGCGGCGATTCCGGTCGACCGGATGGAGGCGCTGATGCAGGCCGGCACGGCGCTTGGCCTGTTCGACCGGGTGGGCGGCGGCTATCAGCTGTCGAGCCTCGGCGCGGCGCTGATGGGGGCGCCGGGCGTGGTCGGCATGATCCGCCATCACGATGTCTTCTATCGCGACATGCAGGACCCGGTCGCGATCCTGCGCGGCGAGAAGGAGACCGAGCTGGCACGGTTCTGGCCCTATGTCTTCGGCGCGGGCGCGGCCGAGAATCCCGAGGTCGCCCGGCGCTATTCGAAGCTCATGGCCGACAGTCAGGCGCTGGTCGCCGAAGAGACCCTGCGCAGCGGCGCGCTGGACGGGGTCGCGCGGCTGATGGATGTGGGCGGCGGCACCGGCGCCTTCCTTGCCGCGGCGGGGACGGCCCGTCCCGACCTGAAGATGGTGCTGTTCGATCTGCCCGCCGTGGTGCCCGCCGCCGACGAGCGGTTCCGGGCGCTGGGCATGGCCGACCGGGTGACGGTGGCGGGCGGCAGTTTCCGCGACGATCCACTGCCCGAGGGTGCCGATGCGGTCTCGCTGGTGCGGGTCTGCTACGACCATGCCGACGACACCGTTCTGGCGCTGATGCGGAAGATCCTCGCCACCCTGCCTGCGGGCGGGCGGCTGATCGTTTCCGAGCCGATGGCGGGCGGTGCGCGGCCCAACCGGGCGGGTGACGCTTATTTCGCCTTCTACTGCATGGCGATGCGGACCGGTCGGGCGCGGTCGCCCGAGCGCCTGGCCGAGATGATGAAAGAGGCAGGTTTTCAAGGGGTTGAGATGCCCCGGACACACCGTCCCTTCATCGCCTCCGTGGTCGTGGGGTGCAAGCCCGGGGCGACATAA
- the crtD gene encoding 1-hydroxycarotenoid 3,4-desaturase CrtD: MAGSAGKVVVIGAGMGGLSAAIRLAHAGYEVEVVDRAPVPGGKMRTFASDAGPIDAGPTVMTLRPVFEELFDSVGARLSDYVTLHREEVLARHWWPDGSTLDLFASREASADAVGRFAGARAEKEFRAFCRRAERLYRAFDAPMMRAAEPSQGALTRHVVTHPWLALDMAPHRSLAKALGKGFSDRRLAQLFGRYATYVGGSPFQSPALLALIWHAEEQGVWRVEGGMHRLARALEQLAHDRGVRFSFGSRATRVEIQKGAAAAVHLDSGTRLAADAVVFNGDPAALAAGLLGEGLRETVAPEAIRPRSLSAYVWSYAAVPHGPEMVHHNVFFCDDPHTEFDPIARGAMPEDPTLYICAQDRGTGRSPEGLERFEIIMNGPPVDDGADPTDEEQETCRTRTFQTLARFGLTFDPRPGVQALTTPRQFAKLFPASDGSLYGRSPHGLTAALKRPTARTKVAGLYLAGGGTHPGAGIPMATLSGRHAAEAILTDRASLSTSPRTAMPGGISTA; this comes from the coding sequence ATGGCCGGATCGGCGGGAAAAGTCGTCGTGATCGGGGCCGGGATGGGCGGGCTTTCGGCCGCGATCCGGCTGGCCCATGCGGGGTATGAGGTCGAGGTCGTCGACCGCGCGCCGGTGCCCGGCGGCAAGATGCGCACCTTTGCCAGCGATGCGGGTCCGATCGATGCCGGCCCCACGGTGATGACCCTGCGCCCGGTCTTCGAGGAGCTGTTCGACAGCGTCGGCGCGCGGCTTTCGGATTACGTCACGCTGCACCGCGAGGAGGTGCTGGCCCGGCACTGGTGGCCGGACGGCTCGACGCTCGATCTCTTTGCCTCGCGCGAGGCCAGCGCCGATGCGGTGGGCCGGTTCGCGGGCGCGCGGGCGGAAAAGGAGTTCCGCGCCTTCTGCCGCCGGGCCGAGCGGCTTTACCGCGCCTTCGACGCGCCGATGATGCGCGCGGCCGAGCCCTCGCAGGGGGCGCTGACCCGGCATGTCGTGACCCATCCCTGGCTGGCGCTCGACATGGCTCCGCACCGGAGCCTGGCAAAGGCGCTGGGAAAGGGCTTTTCCGACCGGCGGCTGGCCCAGCTTTTCGGACGTTACGCGACCTATGTCGGCGGCTCGCCGTTCCAGTCGCCCGCGCTGCTGGCGCTGATCTGGCATGCCGAGGAACAGGGCGTGTGGCGGGTCGAGGGCGGCATGCACCGGCTGGCCCGGGCGCTGGAGCAGCTGGCCCATGACAGGGGCGTGCGCTTCAGCTTCGGCAGCCGCGCCACCCGGGTCGAGATCCAGAAGGGCGCGGCCGCAGCGGTACATCTCGACAGCGGCACCCGGCTGGCGGCCGATGCGGTGGTCTTCAACGGCGATCCGGCAGCGCTGGCGGCCGGGCTGCTGGGCGAGGGCCTGCGCGAGACCGTGGCCCCCGAGGCGATCCGGCCGCGCAGCCTCTCGGCCTATGTGTGGTCCTATGCCGCAGTGCCGCACGGACCCGAGATGGTTCACCACAATGTCTTCTTCTGCGACGACCCGCATACCGAATTCGACCCCATCGCCCGCGGCGCGATGCCCGAGGATCCGACGCTTTACATCTGCGCCCAGGACCGCGGCACCGGCCGCAGCCCGGAGGGGCTCGAACGGTTCGAGATCATCATGAACGGCCCGCCCGTCGATGACGGGGCGGACCCGACCGACGAGGAGCAAGAGACGTGTCGGACACGCACCTTCCAGACGCTGGCCCGGTTCGGGCTGACCTTCGACCCGCGGCCGGGGGTTCAGGCGCTGACGACGCCGCGCCAGTTCGCGAAACTGTTTCCGGCCTCGGACGGATCCCTTTACGGGCGGAGCCCGCACGGGCTGACCGCGGCCCTGAAGCGGCCGACGGCGCGGACAAAGGTCGCGGGGCTCTATCTGGCGGGGGGCGGAACCCATCCCGGGGCGGGCATCCCGATGGCAACCCTCTCCGGACGGCACGCGGCCGAGGCGATCTTGACGGACCGTGCTTCGCTCTCGACGTCCCCGCGAACGGCTATGCCTGGTGGTATATCGACGGCATAA
- a CDS encoding exodeoxyribonuclease III, translating into MPFTLATWNINSVRLRAPLVARLMEEEAPDILCLQECKSPVEKLPLEVFAPLGYTHVVARGQKGYNGVAILSKLPLEDAGSVDFAGLDQARHVAARLENGVLLHNFYVPAGGDVPDREVNVKFGQKLDFLTGMRDFFRESRPERSILVGDLNIAPGEEDVWSHKQLLKIVSHTPVEVEHLGAAQEAGGWVDVTRAHIPEGKLYSWWSYRARDWDAADKGRRLDHLWATPDIAGAAADSRILRPVRGWEKPSDHVPVFARFDL; encoded by the coding sequence ATGCCCTTCACCCTCGCCACCTGGAACATCAATTCGGTCCGCCTGCGCGCCCCGCTGGTCGCCCGTCTGATGGAGGAGGAAGCCCCCGACATCCTCTGTCTGCAGGAATGCAAGAGCCCGGTCGAGAAGCTGCCGCTCGAAGTCTTCGCGCCGCTTGGCTATACCCATGTCGTGGCGCGCGGCCAAAAGGGCTATAACGGCGTCGCGATCCTGTCGAAGCTGCCGCTCGAGGATGCGGGCTCGGTCGACTTCGCCGGGCTCGACCAGGCCCGGCACGTGGCCGCCCGGCTGGAAAACGGCGTGCTGCTGCACAATTTCTACGTCCCGGCGGGCGGCGATGTGCCCGACCGCGAGGTGAACGTCAAATTCGGCCAGAAACTCGATTTTCTCACCGGGATGCGCGATTTCTTCCGCGAAAGCCGCCCCGAGCGGTCGATCCTCGTCGGCGATCTCAATATCGCCCCCGGCGAGGAGGATGTCTGGTCGCACAAGCAGCTTCTGAAGATCGTGAGCCATACCCCGGTCGAGGTCGAGCATCTCGGCGCGGCGCAGGAGGCGGGCGGCTGGGTCGACGTGACCCGGGCGCATATTCCCGAAGGCAAGCTCTATTCTTGGTGGTCCTACCGGGCGCGCGACTGGGACGCGGCCGACAAGGGGCGGCGGCTCGACCATCTCTGGGCGACGCCCGACATTGCCGGGGCGGCCGCGGACAGCCGGATCCTGAGGCCGGTGCGCGGCTGGGAGAAGCCCTCTGACCATGTGCCGGTTTTCGCGCGCTTCGATCTCTAG
- a CDS encoding Trm112 family protein — protein sequence MTDAVQADRKMLESLVCPMTQGPLAYDAERQELVSKAAGLAFPIRGGIPIMLVDEARRLD from the coding sequence ATGACCGATGCCGTCCAGGCCGACCGCAAGATGCTCGAATCGCTGGTTTGTCCGATGACCCAGGGGCCGCTCGCCTATGATGCCGAACGCCAGGAACTGGTGTCGAAGGCGGCCGGGCTGGCCTTTCCGATCCGCGGCGGTATTCCGATCATGCTGGTCGACGAGGCGCGGCGGCTCGATTGA
- the trxA gene encoding thioredoxin, producing the protein MLELGGKTTETGGAGAALIKDVTEASFMADVIEASQEVPVIVDFWATWCGPCKTLGPMLEQAVTAAGGKVRMAKVDVDQNQTIAAQLRIQSIPTVYAFYQGQPVDGFQGALPASEIQAFVERVAAMGGDGGLAEAVAAAEELLAEGAAVEAAQTFAAILGEDPKNAAAYGGLARAHLALGEVDQAEQFLAAVLPEIAEAPEVEAARAQVALARQAAEAGPVAELRAAVDHDPDDHAARFELAKALHAGGEVEAAVDELLELFRRDREWNDGAAKAQLFTIFEALRPQDPIVLKGRRKLSSMIFA; encoded by the coding sequence ATGCTGGAACTGGGTGGCAAGACCACGGAGACGGGCGGGGCCGGTGCGGCCCTGATCAAGGACGTCACCGAAGCGAGCTTCATGGCCGATGTGATCGAGGCCTCGCAGGAGGTGCCGGTGATCGTCGATTTCTGGGCGACCTGGTGCGGTCCCTGCAAGACGCTGGGCCCGATGCTGGAACAGGCGGTGACCGCGGCGGGCGGCAAGGTGCGGATGGCCAAGGTCGATGTCGACCAGAACCAGACCATCGCGGCACAGCTCAGGATCCAGTCGATCCCGACGGTCTATGCCTTCTATCAGGGGCAGCCGGTCGACGGCTTCCAGGGCGCCTTGCCCGCTTCCGAGATCCAGGCCTTTGTCGAGCGCGTGGCGGCGATGGGCGGCGATGGCGGGCTTGCCGAGGCGGTGGCCGCGGCCGAGGAGCTTCTGGCCGAGGGCGCCGCGGTCGAGGCCGCGCAGACCTTCGCCGCGATCCTCGGAGAGGATCCGAAGAATGCCGCCGCCTATGGCGGGCTTGCGCGTGCGCATCTGGCGCTGGGCGAGGTCGATCAGGCCGAACAGTTCCTGGCCGCAGTGCTGCCCGAGATTGCCGAGGCGCCCGAGGTCGAGGCGGCCCGGGCCCAGGTCGCGCTGGCGCGCCAGGCCGCCGAGGCGGGGCCTGTTGCCGAGCTCCGCGCCGCGGTCGATCACGACCCCGACGATCACGCGGCGCGCTTCGAGCTTGCCAAGGCGTTGCATGCCGGAGGCGAGGTCGAGGCCGCGGTTGACGAATTGCTGGAGCTGTTCCGCCGTGACCGCGAGTGGAATGACGGCGCCGCGAAGGCCCAGCTTTTCACCATTTTCGAGGCGCTCCGGCCGCAGGATCCCATCGTGCTGAAAGGCCGCCGGAAACTGTCCTCGATGATATTTGCCTGA